A stretch of the Helianthus annuus cultivar XRQ/B unplaced genomic scaffold, HanXRQr2.0-SUNRISE HanXRQChr00c072, whole genome shotgun sequence genome encodes the following:
- the LOC110904273 gene encoding probable glucuronoxylan glucuronosyltransferase F8H encodes MEIFRSSRNKKEIYLKMKLSRTKTGKTEHPFCIKHFKWILWFSLSFYFFSTPLRNNQNHHPKPNTFDTETSKFQHPKSLNNLKVYIYELPSKYNTDWLSNNRCSNHLFASEVAIHKALTKSRVRTFDPSVADFFFVPVYVSCKFNTVNGFPAIGHARGLLSSAVDFISSEFPFWNRGNGSDHVFVASHDYGACFHAMEDRAVAEGIPEFMKNSIVLQTFGVKYRHPCQDVEHVVIPPYVSPEKIRAILSVSLVTGRRDILVFFRGKMEVHPKNVSGQYYSKRVRTRILRKYGHDRRFYLKRNRFAGYLSEIVRSVFCLCPLGWAPWSPRLVESVALGCVPVIIANEIMLPFENTVPWSEISLTVAEKDVGKLGRILDDVAATNLSSIQRNLWDPKVKQALMFHDDVEYGDATWQILIELSEKVDVSDHRFTRGNSLSTS; translated from the exons ATGGAGATTTTCAGATCATCaagaaacaagaaagaaatatATTTAAAGATGAAGCTTTCAAGAACCAAAACTGGAAAAACAGAGCACCCATTTTGCATCAAACACTTCAAATGGATCCTCTGGTTTTCACTCTCATTCTACTTCTTTTCTACACCACTCCGAAACAACCAAAACCATCATCCGAAACCGAACACATTCGATACCGAAACCTCCAAATTTCAACATCCTAAATCATTAAACAATCTAAAAGTATACATATACGAATTACCATCAAAATACAACACTGATTGGTTATCAAACAACAGGTGTAGCAACCATTTGTTTGCGTCAGAGGTTGCAATACACAAAGCGTTGACCAAAAGCAGAGTACGTACGTTTGACCCATCGGTTGCAGACTTCTTCTTCGTTCCCGTTTACGTGAGTTGTAAATTCAATACCGTTAACGGGTTTCCGGCAATCGGACATGCACGTGGGCTTTTGTCATCTGCTGTTGACTTTATTTCATCGGAGTTTCCGTTCTGGAACAGGGGAAATGGTTCTGATCATGTGTTTGTTGCTTCACATGATTACGGAGCTTGTTTTCATGCCATG GAAGATAGAGCTGTGGCTGAGGGTATACCGGAGTTTATGAAGAATTCTATTGTGTTACAGACTTTTGGTGTTAAATATCGTCACCCGTGTCAAGATGTTGAGCATGTGGTTATACCGCCTTATGTGTCACCGGAGAAAATTCGGGCGATACTGTCAGTATCTCTGGTGACTGGTCGTCGGGATATTCTTGTGTTTTTCCGGGGGAAGATGGAAGTTCACCCCAAGAACGTCAGCGGTCAGTACTACAGCAA GCGTGTGAGAACAAGAATTCTTCGGAAGTACGGGCACGACCGGCGTTTTTACTTGAAGCGAAACCGGTTTGCAGGATACCTATCGGAAATCGTACGGTCGGTGTTTTGCCTATGCCCACTCGGGTGGGCTCCGTGGAGTCCTAGACTCGTGGAATCCGTTGCATTGGGTTGCGTGCCGGTGATCATCGCTAACGAAATCATGTTACCGTTCGAAAACACCGTTCCATGGTCGGAGATATCTCTCACGGTGGCGGAGAAAGACGTAGGAAAACTGGGCCGGATacttgatgacgtggcagctacAAACCTCTCATCCATCCAGCGGAATTTGTGGGACCCGAAGGTCAAGCAGGCTTTGATGTTTCATGATGACGTGGAGTATGGTGATGCAACGTGGCAGATTCTCATTGAGCTATCTGAGAAAGTTGATGTTTCTGATCATAGATTTACACGTGGAAATAGTTTATCAACTAGTTga